One Corvus moneduloides isolate bCorMon1 chromosome Z, bCorMon1.pri, whole genome shotgun sequence genomic window carries:
- the LOC116437870 gene encoding serine/arginine repetitive matrix protein 1-like isoform X1: MAELPLPAGLDARTFPAKLWRLANSPRVRSVRWDSQGRGLLIDRARFEQELLSSAGVQGPAPRTFRATQFRSIVRQLNRYGFYKVPGRAGAAVPGGAGAIVHYGNPWFRRDRPHLLLRIRRRSRASKHRLAPGPERRRRSPCGSQQRPRQRPRPAGPEGRGRFQALPRERPPLPAGRPPSGFLLLHRERTLPDGRELRSRRPSRFQQPPRERPLLARRPPCGFHLLHRDRPQPARRDGPSRFQELYGERPLPAEREVPRIPPCELLGLYGEPLLPVRREGLSRLQKLYGLQPPPAGLPPWAFQQPHMERPPPAGRELLRIPPCSFEQLQTEQQSPACKPSATPDSSASSAPPGSAACAASTTSSKTRNAPGQEELPSADLGLQVEAMIREIRRSVAERSPFAQGNANVAAESSGGEAGNRAAAEGALPGTESCRNSSPEPEEPGKERAHTALESSEAAALSLPLAGREMRRVEFCLQGWCFLVPLGQILPWHSLPEPCPPRFSRGTDTECCAVAREQ; encoded by the exons ATGGCCGAGCTGCCGCTGCCCGCCGGGCTCGACGCCCGCACCTTCCCCGCCAAGCTGTGGCGCCTGGCGAACAGCCCCCGCGTCCGCTCCGTGcgctgggacagccagggccGGGGGCTGCTCATCGACCGCGCACgctttgagcaggagctgctcagctcgGCCGGCGTCCAGGGGCCGGCCCCGCGCACCTTCAGAGCCACGCAGTTCCGCAGCATCGTGCGCCAGCTGAACCGCTACGGCTTCTACAAggtgccgggccgggctggcGCGGCTGTgccgggcggtgccggggccATCGTCCACTATGGGAACCCCTGGTTTCGCCGCGACCGCCCCCACCTCCTGCTGCGCATCAGGCGCCGGAGCAGGGCCAGCAAGCACCGCCTGGCGCCCGGGCCGGAGCGGCGCAGGCGCTCGCCCTGCGGCTCCCAGCAGCGCCCCCGGCAGCggccgcggccggcggggccggaggGGCGCGGGCGGTTCCAGGCGCTGCCTCGGGagcggccgccgctgccggcggggcggccgccCAGCGGCTTCTTGCTCCTGCACAGGGAGCGGACGCTGCCGGACGGGCGGGAGCTGCGCAGCCGGCGGCCGAGCCGCTTCCAGCAGCCCCCCAGAGAGCGGCCGCTCCTGGCCCGGCGCCCGCCCTGTGGCTTCCACCTCCTCCACAGGGACCGGCCGCAGCCGGCCCGGCGGGACGGGCCCAGCCGCTTCCAGGAGCTGTACGGGGAGCGGCCGCTGCCTGCCGAGCGGGAGGTGCCCAGGATCCCGCCCTGCGAGCTCCTCGGGCTCTACGGGGAGCCGCTGCTGCCGGTCAGGCGGGAGGGGCTGAGCCGCCTCCAGAAGCTGTACGGGCTGCAGCCGCCGCCGGCCGGGCTGCCGCCCTGGGCTTTCCAGCAGCCCCACATGGAGCGGCCGCCTCCGGCCGGGCGGGAGCTGCTCAGGATCCCGCCGTGCAGCTTCGAGCAGCTCCAAACGGAGCAGCAGTCCCCAGCCTGCAAGCCATCAG CCACACCGGACAGTTCAGCCTCCAGTGCTccacctggcagtgctgcttgtGCAGCATCGACGACCTCCAGCAAGACACGGAATGCACCTGGGCAAGAGGAATTGCCTTCAGCGGATCTGGGCCTTCAGGTCGAGGCAATGATTCGGGAGATCAGGAGATCCGTGGCTGAAAGGTCTCCCTTTGCTCAG GGGAATGCTAATGTTGCTGCCGAGTCTTCAGGAGGGGAGGCTGggaacagggctgcagcagagggagcttTGCCTGGCACcgagagctgcaggaacagttCCCCAGAGCCTGAGGAGCCTGGTAAGGAGAGAGCCCACACTGCTTTAGAGAGCTCTGAGGcggctgctctgagcctgcctCTGGCAGGAAGGGAGATGAGAAGAGTTGAGTtctgtctgcagggctggtgctTCCTGGTGCCTTTAGGTcaaatcctgccctggcacagcctccccGAGCCCTGCCCTCCACGCTTCTCCAGAGGCACTGACACcgagtgctgtgctgtggccagAGAGCAGTGA
- the LOC116437870 gene encoding uncharacterized protein LOC116437870 isoform X2, with protein MAELPLPAGLDARTFPAKLWRLANSPRVRSVRWDSQGRGLLIDRARFEQELLSSAGVQGPAPRTFRATQFRSIVRQLNRYGFYKVPGRAGAAVPGGAGAIVHYGNPWFRRDRPHLLLRIRRRSRASKHRLAPGPERRRRSPCGSQQRPRQRPRPAGPEGRGRFQALPRERPPLPAGRPPSGFLLLHRERTLPDGRELRSRRPSRFQQPPRERPLLARRPPCGFHLLHRDRPQPARRDGPSRFQELYGERPLPAEREVPRIPPCELLGLYGEPLLPVRREGLSRLQKLYGLQPPPAGLPPWAFQQPHMERPPPAGRELLRIPPCSFEQLQTEQQSPACKPSATPDSSASSAPPGSAACAASTTSSKTRNAPGQEELPSADLGLQVEAMIREIRRSVAERSPFAQGNANVAAESSGGEAGNRAAAEGALPGTESCRNSSPEPEEPDSI; from the exons ATGGCCGAGCTGCCGCTGCCCGCCGGGCTCGACGCCCGCACCTTCCCCGCCAAGCTGTGGCGCCTGGCGAACAGCCCCCGCGTCCGCTCCGTGcgctgggacagccagggccGGGGGCTGCTCATCGACCGCGCACgctttgagcaggagctgctcagctcgGCCGGCGTCCAGGGGCCGGCCCCGCGCACCTTCAGAGCCACGCAGTTCCGCAGCATCGTGCGCCAGCTGAACCGCTACGGCTTCTACAAggtgccgggccgggctggcGCGGCTGTgccgggcggtgccggggccATCGTCCACTATGGGAACCCCTGGTTTCGCCGCGACCGCCCCCACCTCCTGCTGCGCATCAGGCGCCGGAGCAGGGCCAGCAAGCACCGCCTGGCGCCCGGGCCGGAGCGGCGCAGGCGCTCGCCCTGCGGCTCCCAGCAGCGCCCCCGGCAGCggccgcggccggcggggccggaggGGCGCGGGCGGTTCCAGGCGCTGCCTCGGGagcggccgccgctgccggcggggcggccgccCAGCGGCTTCTTGCTCCTGCACAGGGAGCGGACGCTGCCGGACGGGCGGGAGCTGCGCAGCCGGCGGCCGAGCCGCTTCCAGCAGCCCCCCAGAGAGCGGCCGCTCCTGGCCCGGCGCCCGCCCTGTGGCTTCCACCTCCTCCACAGGGACCGGCCGCAGCCGGCCCGGCGGGACGGGCCCAGCCGCTTCCAGGAGCTGTACGGGGAGCGGCCGCTGCCTGCCGAGCGGGAGGTGCCCAGGATCCCGCCCTGCGAGCTCCTCGGGCTCTACGGGGAGCCGCTGCTGCCGGTCAGGCGGGAGGGGCTGAGCCGCCTCCAGAAGCTGTACGGGCTGCAGCCGCCGCCGGCCGGGCTGCCGCCCTGGGCTTTCCAGCAGCCCCACATGGAGCGGCCGCCTCCGGCCGGGCGGGAGCTGCTCAGGATCCCGCCGTGCAGCTTCGAGCAGCTCCAAACGGAGCAGCAGTCCCCAGCCTGCAAGCCATCAG CCACACCGGACAGTTCAGCCTCCAGTGCTccacctggcagtgctgcttgtGCAGCATCGACGACCTCCAGCAAGACACGGAATGCACCTGGGCAAGAGGAATTGCCTTCAGCGGATCTGGGCCTTCAGGTCGAGGCAATGATTCGGGAGATCAGGAGATCCGTGGCTGAAAGGTCTCCCTTTGCTCAG GGGAATGCTAATGTTGCTGCCGAGTCTTCAGGAGGGGAGGCTGggaacagggctgcagcagagggagcttTGCCTGGCACcgagagctgcaggaacagttCCCCAGAGCCTGAGGAGCCTG ATTCCATCTGA